In Edaphobacter paludis, a single window of DNA contains:
- a CDS encoding cation:proton antiporter — MTLTLNNFFGLLGGLLVLAFVTNRFSRRTRVPDVIVLLACGIVLGPVLHWINADRFPELIRGVGTVALILILFAAGLELDLRRALKQFTAGMTLALFSYGLTLASVAWFSIHILGMARMPALLAAAALACMSSSIILPTLDQLDLRHDLKTTLVIEASFGDGLGAIGVGVLLGLAGDGSITARRSGSAILGGVFALFVFKFLLAFVVAIVAGFLWVRLLPRVSDKQFWQVLTFAVVLIVYSITDAIGGSALFAVMVFGATLASLLDPQNSMQRFGFEILAAGHSDKIHSFHSELAFLVRSFFFVLLGAMIQFSGLKKQILPSLGILTVFLIARILAVSCSRIVWRGTSYRELEFATLLIPRGLITAVLALEVIQAAPTGLAYFPSLTFALILFTNVLVLPASIRARALAIISTPTPPTGELPSS; from the coding sequence GTGACCCTGACTCTCAACAATTTTTTTGGGCTCCTCGGCGGCCTGCTCGTCCTGGCCTTCGTGACCAACCGTTTCTCCCGTCGCACCCGCGTACCGGACGTCATTGTGCTGCTGGCCTGCGGAATCGTCCTCGGCCCGGTTCTCCATTGGATCAACGCGGACCGTTTTCCTGAACTCATCCGCGGCGTTGGCACCGTCGCGCTCATTCTGATCCTCTTCGCCGCCGGTCTGGAGCTTGACCTGCGTCGTGCCTTGAAGCAGTTCACCGCTGGCATGACGCTTGCCCTCTTCAGCTATGGCCTGACGCTCGCCAGCGTAGCCTGGTTCAGCATACATATCCTGGGCATGGCGCGAATGCCCGCGCTTCTGGCCGCGGCGGCGCTGGCCTGTATGAGCAGCTCCATCATCCTTCCTACTCTCGATCAGCTCGACCTTCGCCACGATCTCAAAACCACCCTCGTCATCGAAGCCTCCTTCGGCGACGGTCTCGGCGCTATCGGCGTAGGTGTTCTCCTCGGGCTCGCGGGCGATGGAAGCATCACCGCCAGAAGAAGCGGCAGCGCCATTCTCGGCGGCGTCTTCGCCCTCTTCGTCTTCAAATTCCTGCTGGCGTTTGTCGTCGCCATCGTCGCCGGATTCCTCTGGGTGCGATTGCTGCCGCGCGTCTCCGACAAGCAGTTCTGGCAGGTCCTCACCTTCGCCGTCGTCCTGATCGTGTACTCCATCACCGACGCCATCGGCGGGAGCGCCCTCTTCGCCGTCATGGTCTTTGGCGCGACACTCGCCAGCCTGCTCGATCCACAGAACTCCATGCAAAGGTTCGGATTCGAGATCCTGGCGGCAGGTCACAGCGACAAGATCCATTCCTTCCATTCCGAGCTGGCATTTCTCGTCCGCAGCTTCTTCTTCGTTCTGCTCGGTGCGATGATCCAGTTCAGCGGATTGAAGAAGCAGATCCTGCCCAGCCTGGGCATTCTGACTGTATTTCTGATTGCGCGCATCCTTGCCGTGTCGTGCAGCAGAATCGTGTGGCGGGGAACCTCCTACCGGGAGCTGGAGTTCGCCACCCTGCTGATTCCCCGCGGCCTCATCACCGCCGTCCTCGCCCTCGAAGTCATTCAGGCAGCCCCCACCGGGCTCGCCTACTTCCCTTCCTTGACCTTCGCTCTCATCCTGTTCACCAACGTTCTCGTTCTTCCCGCATCAATCCGAGCGCGGGCCCTTGCCATCATCTCTACCCCTACGCCGCCAACCGGCGAATTACCATCCTCTTAG
- a CDS encoding PEP-CTERM sorting domain-containing protein: protein MKLNKRILLAIPCLVAFIAVTGSAHASTFSGTIFENSTSYPNSLPATTSGLTPSATFSVDGINFNSNNGAGDYTIAGFLTSGGNTVTNQSASFAGIAGDTLNNSIMEFTGYTNLVAGQTYNVIHDDGAILYINGVQVFNAGAPTAAETSNFVASATGTFAVDLLYAEVNGAPAVLTSDLVATTPEPSSFILLGSGLIGVAGLVRRRMGV, encoded by the coding sequence ATGAAACTGAATAAGCGCATTCTCCTTGCCATTCCCTGCCTGGTAGCTTTCATAGCCGTAACAGGTTCTGCGCACGCATCAACCTTCAGCGGCACCATCTTTGAAAACTCAACCTCTTATCCCAATTCTCTGCCCGCCACGACCTCGGGACTCACTCCCTCCGCAACGTTTAGTGTGGATGGCATCAACTTCAACTCCAACAACGGAGCAGGCGACTACACCATCGCGGGCTTCCTTACCTCCGGCGGCAATACCGTCACCAACCAGTCTGCCAGCTTTGCCGGCATCGCGGGCGATACGCTGAACAACTCGATCATGGAGTTTACCGGTTACACCAACCTCGTCGCCGGTCAGACCTACAACGTCATCCACGATGACGGAGCCATTCTTTACATCAACGGCGTGCAGGTCTTCAATGCAGGCGCACCCACCGCGGCCGAGACCTCCAACTTCGTCGCCTCAGCCACTGGCACGTTCGCGGTTGACCTCCTCTATGCTGAGGTAAACGGAGCTCCTGCTGTCCTTACCTCTGACCTGGTTGCCACGACCCCGGAACCCAGCAGCTTCATTTTGCTTGGCAGCGGCCTTATCGGCGTAGCCGGTCTCGTTCGTCGGCGCATGGGCGTCTAA
- a CDS encoding 2-oxoglutarate dehydrogenase E1 component produces MATKAGVVTPPAPVAEQQDRETVFDIFRRWGYLQASLDPLGQYLPPEPFPTPAPEGEAAAEARKYYCGTIAAEFMHIPSPEQRQWLQERIEQTPPTADQKLILTQLIRGDIFEQVIQSRYLGTKRFSLEGLTVLIPFLDRVLAVSAGLGVTKCVMGMSHRGRLNVMTNTIGRKASEIFTKFEDVDPRSTMGGGDVKYHIGATGEYRSPKGEVIGLHLASNPSHLEAVDPVVLGRARAKQERIGKGGKDAVLPLIIHGDAAFAGQGILAESLNMATLHGYNVGGTVHVIVNNLLGFTAIPEESNSSRFSSDVAKRLPIPIFHVNAEDPDAVVRVAAIAAEFRHRFHSDVVVDLIGYRRHGHSEVDDPTVTQPRRYAKIKDHPPLYQIYAQRIGVDPAAEVHQIQQELLDDQKAATKAERVPLLREMPDYWSSYKGGELLPEDDVPTGLPSERVNELVLALTKYPSDFHIHPKVKKLFEQRVEMGAGTRPFDYGAAELVAYASLLESGTLVRLTGQDSQRGTFNQRHAVMVDTETETKYIPLAHLSEGQARFEVYNSLLSEAAVLGFEYGFARDYPEALVLWEAQFGDFANGAQVIIDQFIASSEMKWGLLSGIVMLLPHGYEGQGPEHSSARLERYLQLAANDNIQICQPSTAAQYFHLLRRQALRPWRKPLIVFTPKSMLRHPDASSHLSDFARDRYQNVLPDNEVTDPRRLLVCSGKIGHNLRMERAKRKDMSVGIIFVEQLYPWPEEELQAALDQHPGAEEIVWVQEEPANMGAAFYVLPLLRRLAGDRAVLSVKRSPSATPATGSAKAHDMEEKTLIDLAFGAKST; encoded by the coding sequence ATGGCCACCAAGGCAGGGGTAGTGACCCCACCGGCTCCCGTAGCAGAACAGCAAGACCGTGAAACAGTTTTCGATATCTTTCGCCGCTGGGGATACCTTCAGGCCTCCCTCGATCCGCTCGGTCAATACCTTCCGCCTGAGCCGTTTCCCACCCCGGCACCCGAAGGCGAAGCTGCCGCAGAGGCCCGCAAATATTACTGCGGCACCATTGCAGCCGAGTTCATGCATATCCCCAGCCCGGAACAGCGGCAGTGGTTGCAGGAACGCATCGAGCAGACGCCACCTACTGCTGACCAGAAACTTATTCTCACCCAGCTTATTCGCGGCGATATCTTCGAGCAGGTTATTCAGTCCCGTTATCTGGGAACGAAGCGCTTCTCGCTTGAAGGCCTCACCGTTCTGATCCCTTTTCTCGACCGAGTTCTTGCGGTGAGCGCAGGGCTTGGAGTGACGAAGTGCGTCATGGGCATGAGTCATCGTGGACGCCTGAATGTCATGACCAACACGATTGGCCGCAAGGCGTCGGAGATCTTCACCAAGTTCGAAGATGTCGATCCGCGCAGCACGATGGGCGGAGGAGATGTGAAGTACCACATCGGCGCCACCGGCGAGTACCGTTCGCCGAAGGGTGAAGTGATTGGCCTGCATCTGGCGTCAAACCCGAGCCATCTTGAGGCGGTTGATCCCGTTGTGCTGGGACGCGCGCGCGCGAAGCAGGAGCGCATCGGCAAGGGTGGCAAGGATGCGGTGTTGCCGCTCATCATTCATGGCGATGCGGCGTTCGCGGGACAGGGCATTCTTGCCGAGTCGTTGAACATGGCGACGCTGCATGGGTACAACGTGGGCGGGACGGTGCATGTCATCGTCAACAACCTGCTTGGCTTCACGGCGATTCCCGAAGAGTCGAACTCGTCTCGCTTTTCGTCGGACGTCGCCAAGCGACTGCCCATTCCGATCTTCCATGTGAACGCCGAAGACCCCGACGCGGTGGTCCGTGTGGCTGCAATTGCGGCGGAGTTCCGGCATCGCTTCCACTCCGACGTTGTGGTGGACTTGATTGGTTATCGACGGCACGGACATAGCGAGGTTGACGATCCTACGGTCACGCAACCGCGCCGCTATGCCAAAATCAAGGACCATCCACCGCTGTACCAGATTTATGCGCAGCGGATCGGTGTCGATCCAGCGGCCGAGGTGCATCAGATCCAGCAGGAGCTGCTCGACGACCAGAAGGCCGCGACCAAGGCCGAGCGCGTGCCGCTGTTGCGCGAGATGCCCGATTACTGGAGCTCTTATAAGGGCGGGGAATTGTTGCCAGAGGACGATGTCCCGACCGGTTTGCCGAGTGAGCGCGTCAATGAGCTGGTGCTCGCCCTGACGAAGTATCCCAGCGACTTTCACATTCATCCGAAGGTGAAGAAGCTGTTTGAGCAGCGGGTGGAGATGGGCGCTGGCACGCGGCCTTTCGATTACGGCGCGGCAGAACTGGTGGCTTATGCTTCCTTGCTGGAGTCGGGAACGCTGGTCCGGCTGACAGGGCAGGACTCGCAGCGAGGAACGTTCAACCAGCGCCACGCGGTGATGGTCGACACGGAGACCGAGACGAAGTACATTCCGCTGGCCCATCTGAGTGAGGGACAGGCCCGGTTCGAGGTATATAATTCGCTGTTGTCCGAGGCTGCGGTGCTCGGCTTTGAGTATGGGTTTGCTCGGGACTATCCCGAGGCGCTGGTGCTTTGGGAGGCGCAGTTTGGCGACTTTGCCAATGGGGCGCAGGTCATTATCGACCAGTTCATCGCGTCGAGCGAGATGAAGTGGGGACTGCTCTCGGGTATTGTGATGCTGCTGCCTCACGGTTACGAGGGACAAGGCCCGGAGCACTCGAGCGCCCGCCTGGAGCGTTATCTGCAACTGGCGGCGAACGACAATATTCAGATCTGCCAGCCATCGACGGCCGCGCAATATTTTCATCTGCTGCGGCGTCAGGCATTGCGACCGTGGCGCAAGCCGCTGATCGTGTTTACGCCAAAGAGCATGTTGCGTCATCCCGATGCTTCGTCACACTTATCTGACTTCGCCCGCGACCGTTATCAGAATGTTCTGCCTGATAACGAGGTGACTGATCCGCGGCGGTTGCTGGTTTGCAGCGGCAAGATCGGACACAACCTGCGTATGGAGCGGGCGAAGCGAAAGGATATGAGCGTCGGCATCATCTTTGTCGAGCAGCTCTACCCGTGGCCTGAGGAGGAACTACAGGCTGCGCTCGATCAGCATCCCGGCGCTGAGGAGATTGTTTGGGTACAGGAAGAGCCGGCGAACATGGGCGCGGCGTTCTATGTGCTGCCTCTGCTACGGCGTCTTGCCGGCGATCGTGCGGTGCTGAGCGTAAAGCGAAGTCCAAGCGCGACTCCGGCCACCGGCTCGGCGAAGGCGCACGATATGGAAGAGAAGACCCTGATCGATCTAGCGTTTGGCGCTAAGTCTACTTAA
- a CDS encoding altronate dehydratase family protein, with amino-acid sequence MPKMLILGNSDDVAVALHPVAANTPIPDLNITALADIPAGHKIALRAISTGHPIRKFNQIIGFASKPIAVGEHVHTHNLVTGNFERDYSIGTEAHSTELFDSASAAIFQGIVRSDGRVATRNYVGVLTTVNCSATVARRIAAHFTPEVLSAYPNVDGVVAITHGTGCGMAEHGEPADLLRRVFAGYATHPNFAGVLLLGLGCETNQIDSLVALTGRSSNLRTSTIQEEGGTAAAIRNGIVTVREMLEQANQVSRTPVSASNLIVGLQCGGSDAYSGISANPALGAAVDLLVRNGGTAILSETPEIYGAEHLLTRRAASPEVAARLIERIHWWEEYTARHKGSIDNNPQPGNKTGGLTTILEKSLGAISKGGTTNLIEVYRYAEPVHKRGLVFMDSPGFDPVSATGQVASGANLLCFTTGRGSVFGCKPTPSLKLASNTPLYNRMADDMDINCGTIIDGDETVQEAGARIFEEMLAVASGKPTRSEVLGFGDEEFQPWLQSATL; translated from the coding sequence ATGCCTAAAATGCTTATCCTTGGCAACTCTGACGATGTAGCCGTCGCCCTGCACCCGGTCGCGGCGAACACCCCCATTCCTGACCTGAACATCACAGCCCTAGCTGATATCCCTGCCGGTCATAAGATAGCCCTCCGCGCCATTTCAACTGGCCACCCCATTCGAAAATTCAATCAAATCATAGGTTTCGCCAGTAAGCCTATTGCAGTTGGTGAGCACGTTCACACGCATAATCTCGTCACGGGAAACTTCGAGCGCGATTACTCCATCGGCACCGAGGCCCACTCAACCGAACTCTTCGACTCCGCCAGTGCAGCTATCTTTCAGGGAATCGTCCGGTCCGATGGCCGCGTCGCCACCCGTAATTACGTCGGCGTCCTTACGACGGTCAACTGCTCTGCCACCGTCGCCCGCCGCATTGCCGCGCACTTCACGCCTGAGGTTCTCAGTGCCTATCCGAATGTCGACGGTGTGGTCGCCATCACACATGGCACCGGCTGCGGCATGGCCGAGCACGGCGAACCCGCCGACCTACTCCGCCGTGTCTTTGCCGGGTACGCTACCCATCCCAACTTCGCGGGAGTCCTGCTCCTCGGCCTCGGCTGCGAGACCAATCAGATAGACAGTCTGGTGGCTCTTACCGGCCGCTCCTCCAACCTCCGTACCAGCACCATTCAGGAAGAGGGGGGCACTGCTGCCGCCATCCGCAACGGGATAGTCACCGTCCGGGAGATGTTGGAGCAGGCGAACCAGGTAAGCCGCACTCCTGTCTCCGCCTCGAATCTGATCGTAGGTCTGCAATGCGGTGGCTCCGACGCCTACTCCGGCATCAGCGCCAACCCGGCATTGGGGGCTGCTGTGGATCTTTTGGTTAGGAACGGGGGGACCGCCATTCTCTCTGAGACGCCGGAGATTTATGGTGCCGAGCACCTTCTCACCCGCCGAGCTGCCAGCCCCGAAGTGGCTGCCCGGCTGATCGAGCGCATCCACTGGTGGGAGGAGTACACCGCGCGCCACAAGGGCTCCATCGACAACAATCCGCAGCCCGGAAACAAGACCGGAGGTCTGACGACGATTCTTGAGAAATCGCTCGGAGCCATCTCGAAGGGCGGAACAACGAACCTGATCGAGGTCTATCGTTACGCCGAGCCAGTCCATAAAAGGGGCCTCGTCTTTATGGATTCCCCCGGCTTTGATCCGGTCTCGGCCACTGGTCAGGTTGCGAGCGGGGCAAACCTTCTATGCTTCACAACGGGTCGGGGTTCTGTCTTTGGCTGCAAGCCGACACCGTCGCTCAAGCTGGCCTCCAACACTCCTCTTTACAACCGGATGGCCGACGATATGGACATCAACTGCGGCACGATCATCGACGGCGATGAGACGGTGCAGGAGGCTGGCGCCAGGATATTTGAAGAGATGCTCGCCGTGGCATCGGGCAAGCCGACCCGAAGCGAGGTGCTGGGATTTGGCGACGAGGAGTTCCAGCCCTGGCTGCAGAGTGCAACTTTGTAG
- a CDS encoding cold-shock protein gives MEQGTVKWFNDAKGFGFISRQNGEDVFVHYSAINSNGFKSLQEGQAVQFNVVKGPKGWQASDVQPL, from the coding sequence ATGGAACAGGGAACAGTAAAGTGGTTTAACGATGCCAAGGGGTTTGGCTTTATCAGCCGTCAGAACGGCGAGGATGTATTCGTACACTACTCGGCGATCAATTCAAACGGTTTCAAAAGCCTTCAGGAAGGCCAGGCCGTACAATTCAACGTGGTCAAAGGACCCAAGGGATGGCAGGCGTCTGACGTCCAGCCTCTCTAG
- the cmk gene encoding (d)CMP kinase: MTPSPATSQPERSKRQRPVIAIDGPAGAGKSTLAAHLARRFGFLNLETGAMYRALALKAIENDFAFDEEAPLLELANHTRITLEPQLEGNRVLLDGIDVSRRIRDQDVTSAASQISIHHNLRAWMVLQQRALGEQGGVVMEGRDIGTAVFPDAEVKIFLDAAPEVRGNRRYRQTVPTESPTIPQNSDRQIPEPQSAEQQRVAEEAILRDLKERDYRDRHRAESPLQPAPDAVVLDSTTMTLEEVLAQAEQIVHSHLPSNK; the protein is encoded by the coding sequence ATGACGCCATCCCCCGCTACCTCTCAGCCTGAGCGCAGCAAACGCCAGCGGCCCGTCATCGCCATTGACGGCCCAGCTGGCGCAGGCAAAAGCACTCTGGCCGCCCACCTCGCCCGCCGTTTCGGCTTCCTCAATCTCGAAACCGGGGCGATGTACCGCGCCCTCGCGCTCAAGGCGATCGAAAACGATTTTGCCTTCGACGAAGAGGCTCCTCTGCTCGAGCTCGCTAATCACACCCGCATCACTCTCGAACCGCAGCTTGAGGGCAACCGCGTGCTGCTCGACGGAATCGACGTCTCCCGCCGCATCCGCGATCAGGACGTCACTTCCGCCGCCTCGCAGATCTCGATTCACCACAACCTCCGCGCCTGGATGGTGCTTCAGCAGCGCGCGCTCGGCGAGCAGGGCGGGGTCGTCATGGAAGGCCGCGACATCGGCACCGCCGTCTTTCCCGACGCAGAAGTGAAGATCTTTCTCGACGCCGCACCTGAGGTTCGCGGCAATCGCCGCTACCGTCAGACCGTTCCCACGGAGTCACCCACGATTCCACAGAACTCAGACCGCCAGATCCCCGAGCCACAATCTGCTGAGCAGCAGCGCGTCGCCGAAGAAGCCATCCTCCGCGACCTCAAGGAACGCGACTACCGCGACCGCCACCGCGCCGAATCTCCCCTTCAACCTGCACCCGACGCTGTCGTACTCGATTCCACCACCATGACCCTCGAAGAAGTCCTCGCTCAGGCGGAACAGATTGTCCACTCACATCTTCCGTCCAATAAATAG
- the mutL gene encoding DNA mismatch repair endonuclease MutL, with amino-acid sequence MGRIRILSDLVANQIAAGEVVERPASVVKELLENSIDAGATRIRIEVEAGGRKLIRIADNGHGMVKDDALLAFERHATSKLRTSDDLLSIATLGFRGEALPSIASVSRLTLETRAAEDAAGTLVEIAGGNILRVEEAGLPAGTTITIRDLFFNTPARRKFLRSEQTELSHIAALVTHYALAHPTKHFELHSATQALLIAPAVSNSSDRLFQIFGRETSNLMLPTTAELDFTRAGLPEPPPWKREQDYTPPDPGYLRITGFVSKPELQKLNRNSVYVFVNHRLVRDKLVLHALNEAYRNIIPPTSFPVVLLFLEMPPQEVDVNVHPAKTEVRFRQSSFVHDFIRDTVRTTLMQSRPVASFAAALHNTPHASASLLLDVSPMSDGPSQPVFEPNGQPQSDADPTSADTVPFNLAAPQVSESPGRLAFPEVQIPVGYETEESPNESETLNALATLKPLGQLRDSFILAVNDEGLWIVDQHVAHERVLFEKILRAREVEQVQRQRLLMPVLVDLLPAQMVTFARLADELDRNGFEAEPFGPSTIAIKAAPVGLEGRELERMLEEVLAVPDREQQAENSETRRRRIAASIACHAAIKINMPLDPAKIDWLLTELGKTEHPTSCPHGRPIALRYSHKDIAKAFQRI; translated from the coding sequence ATGGGCCGTATCCGAATCCTCTCTGACCTGGTAGCCAACCAGATAGCCGCCGGAGAAGTCGTCGAACGCCCAGCCTCAGTCGTCAAAGAGCTGCTTGAGAACTCCATCGACGCCGGTGCCACCCGCATCCGCATCGAGGTCGAAGCCGGAGGTCGCAAGCTCATCCGCATCGCCGACAACGGCCACGGCATGGTCAAGGACGACGCTCTGCTTGCCTTCGAGCGTCATGCCACCAGCAAGCTCCGCACCTCCGACGACCTGCTTTCCATCGCCACCCTTGGCTTCCGTGGCGAGGCGCTGCCAAGCATCGCCAGCGTCTCCCGACTCACCCTCGAAACTCGCGCAGCGGAAGATGCAGCCGGAACCCTGGTCGAGATCGCCGGAGGCAACATCCTCCGCGTCGAAGAGGCGGGCCTGCCCGCCGGAACCACCATCACCATCCGCGACCTCTTCTTCAACACTCCCGCCCGCCGCAAATTCCTCCGCTCCGAGCAGACCGAGCTCTCGCACATCGCTGCTCTCGTCACTCACTACGCCCTTGCCCATCCGACAAAACACTTCGAGCTGCACAGCGCGACTCAGGCCCTGCTCATAGCGCCCGCAGTCAGTAATAGCTCCGACCGCCTCTTCCAGATCTTTGGCCGCGAGACCTCGAACCTCATGCTGCCCACCACCGCCGAGCTCGACTTCACCCGCGCTGGTCTCCCCGAGCCTCCACCCTGGAAGCGCGAGCAGGACTACACGCCGCCCGATCCCGGCTACCTCCGCATCACCGGCTTCGTCTCCAAGCCCGAGCTGCAAAAGCTCAACCGCAACTCCGTCTACGTCTTCGTCAATCACCGCCTCGTCCGCGACAAGCTCGTCCTCCACGCGCTCAACGAGGCCTACCGCAACATCATTCCGCCGACCTCCTTTCCCGTGGTTCTCCTCTTTCTCGAAATGCCGCCGCAAGAGGTAGACGTCAACGTTCATCCTGCCAAAACCGAGGTCCGCTTCCGCCAGTCCAGCTTCGTCCACGACTTCATCCGCGATACCGTCCGCACCACGCTCATGCAGAGCCGCCCTGTGGCCAGCTTCGCCGCCGCTCTGCACAACACTCCGCACGCCAGCGCTTCGTTGCTGCTTGATGTAAGCCCCATGAGCGATGGCCCATCACAACCCGTCTTTGAGCCAAATGGGCAGCCCCAATCCGACGCCGATCCAACCTCAGCCGACACCGTTCCTTTCAATCTGGCTGCTCCCCAAGTATCCGAATCCCCCGGCCGCCTCGCCTTCCCCGAAGTGCAAATCCCCGTCGGCTACGAAACTGAGGAATCGCCGAACGAAAGCGAAACCCTCAACGCTCTCGCCACACTGAAGCCCCTGGGCCAGCTCCGCGACTCCTTCATCCTCGCCGTCAACGACGAAGGCCTCTGGATCGTCGACCAGCACGTCGCCCACGAGCGCGTCCTGTTCGAGAAGATTCTCCGCGCCCGTGAGGTGGAGCAGGTCCAGCGCCAACGTCTGCTGATGCCCGTGCTGGTCGATCTCCTCCCCGCACAGATGGTCACCTTCGCCCGCCTTGCCGACGAGCTTGACCGCAACGGCTTTGAAGCCGAACCCTTCGGCCCCAGCACCATCGCCATTAAGGCTGCTCCGGTAGGCCTCGAAGGCAGGGAGCTCGAACGAATGCTCGAAGAAGTCCTCGCCGTTCCCGACCGCGAGCAGCAGGCGGAGAACTCCGAGACTCGCCGCCGTCGCATCGCTGCCAGCATCGCCTGCCACGCGGCCATCAAAATCAACATGCCCCTCGACCCCGCAAAGATCGACTGGCTGCTCACCGAACTGGGAAAAACCGAGCATCCCACCAGCTGTCCGCATGGCCGCCCCATCGCCCTGCGCTACTCGCATAAAGACATCGCTAAAGCCTTTCAGCGGATATAA
- a CDS encoding PEP-CTERM sorting domain-containing protein: MHSLPGTRRNRKATIIKATLITLCAAVLALGAPATLHASPVTYDLTLTPGSGSLYGGSGTITVDSAAPATGQVDYTQANGKLLDVTFNIDGQNFSLAGANGTTLVRFLDGNLNDITFAETIGTTPNRFTLDSTSGYAFYYDNGQAASYGTFTAGQGDPGSPSPVPEPSSLLLFATGLLGAAATLYRRMAPQAIRSL, translated from the coding sequence ATGCACTCTCTGCCTGGAACTCGCCGGAACCGCAAAGCAACAATCATCAAAGCCACCCTCATCACCCTCTGCGCAGCCGTTCTTGCTCTGGGCGCGCCTGCCACCCTGCACGCCTCACCCGTCACCTACGACCTGACCCTCACCCCCGGCTCAGGTTCGCTCTACGGTGGGAGCGGAACCATCACCGTCGACAGCGCCGCGCCCGCAACCGGACAGGTCGATTACACCCAGGCCAACGGCAAACTGCTCGACGTTACTTTCAATATCGACGGCCAGAACTTCTCCCTCGCTGGAGCGAACGGAACCACCCTCGTGCGCTTCCTTGACGGGAACCTCAACGACATCACCTTCGCCGAGACCATCGGAACCACTCCCAACCGCTTCACCCTCGATTCCACCTCGGGCTACGCCTTCTATTACGACAATGGCCAGGCTGCCTCCTATGGCACCTTCACCGCAGGCCAGGGCGATCCAGGCTCTCCTTCGCCGGTTCCAGAGCCCTCTTCGCTTCTGCTGTTCGCCACCGGACTTCTTGGCGCCGCAGCCACCCTTTATCGCCGGATGGCGCCGCAGGCCATCCGCTCCCTTTAG
- a CDS encoding Gfo/Idh/MocA family oxidoreductase: MASQDTNRRDFLKIGSSALAATAVSWNATSYASIVGANDRVKVGIVGCGDRMKGALIPAFQANAKDMNFEIVAVSDIWNRRREEGAAYIQKLSGNQIATVRNNDELYARKDVDAVLVATADFQHARHGTEAVNAGRDAYVEKPTAHTMEDARLFRAAVHKTGKIVQVGTQRRSTPSYMKAAEYIKSGKFGDIVMVEMTWNVNQPGRWRRPDVVPLLKEEDTDWKRYLMNRPYEPFDARKYLEFRLFWPYSSGIPDQWLVHQIDTVHWFSGLPHPRSVVANGGIYLWKDGRKNWDTMTAVFDYGPLDDLSKGFQVQYTSRFTNSAGGVKELYYSNGGMLDMSKQTVTPTGGLTAKSAAEMKMQPNLLPSFPLVEHAEAMETGLGTHVDSETSANMRNWMECVRSRKTPNADIEAGYSHSIALCMNIAAIQTGEKVTFDDKTQQVMAGGKVHA, from the coding sequence ATGGCATCGCAGGACACGAACCGAAGGGATTTTTTGAAGATAGGCAGCTCGGCGCTGGCGGCTACGGCCGTCTCCTGGAATGCAACGAGCTACGCGAGCATTGTTGGAGCGAATGACCGGGTCAAGGTCGGGATTGTAGGCTGCGGCGACCGGATGAAGGGCGCCCTGATCCCTGCGTTTCAGGCAAATGCGAAGGACATGAACTTCGAGATCGTTGCGGTGTCCGATATCTGGAACCGGCGGCGGGAGGAAGGCGCTGCCTACATTCAAAAGCTGAGTGGCAACCAGATCGCGACGGTGCGGAACAATGACGAGCTTTATGCGCGCAAGGATGTGGATGCCGTTTTGGTAGCGACCGCTGACTTTCAACATGCTCGTCATGGGACGGAGGCTGTAAACGCCGGGCGCGATGCCTATGTTGAGAAGCCGACCGCCCACACGATGGAGGACGCTCGCCTGTTTCGCGCGGCGGTGCATAAGACGGGAAAGATCGTGCAGGTGGGTACGCAGCGGCGCAGCACTCCCAGCTATATGAAAGCTGCCGAGTACATCAAGTCGGGCAAGTTCGGCGACATCGTGATGGTGGAGATGACGTGGAATGTCAATCAGCCTGGGCGCTGGCGCAGGCCCGATGTGGTGCCGTTGTTGAAGGAAGAGGACACGGACTGGAAGCGCTACCTGATGAACCGTCCCTATGAGCCGTTCGATGCGCGGAAGTATCTTGAGTTCCGGCTGTTCTGGCCGTACTCCTCGGGGATACCCGACCAGTGGCTGGTGCACCAGATCGACACGGTCCACTGGTTCAGTGGATTGCCGCATCCGCGCAGCGTGGTGGCCAACGGCGGGATTTATCTGTGGAAGGACGGCCGCAAGAACTGGGACACGATGACGGCGGTCTTCGACTATGGCCCGCTGGATGATCTGTCGAAGGGATTTCAGGTGCAATATACTTCGCGCTTCACGAATTCAGCGGGCGGGGTAAAGGAGCTGTACTACTCGAATGGCGGGATGCTGGATATGTCGAAGCAGACGGTTACGCCTACGGGAGGCCTGACGGCGAAGTCGGCGGCCGAGATGAAGATGCAGCCGAATCTTCTGCCCAGCTTTCCGCTGGTGGAGCATGCAGAGGCGATGGAGACAGGCCTTGGCACCCACGTCGATTCGGAGACCTCGGCGAACATGCGCAACTGGATGGAGTGCGTGCGGTCGCGCAAGACGCCGAACGCCGACATCGAGGCCGGGTATAGCCACTCGATTGCGCTGTGCATGAATATTGCCGCCATCCAGACGGGGGAGAAGGTGACCTTCGACGATAAGACGCAGCAGGTGATGGCGGGGGGAAAGGTCCATGCATAA